The Mucilaginibacter terrenus genome has a segment encoding these proteins:
- a CDS encoding vitamin K epoxide reductase family protein, with the protein MIGDNIPTVLFELARRLKVPLTSTGIKRELNKHPEHYNFVGLADVLGNFLIPNGVFELPIDRLTELETPFIAHLKSRGGEFVVVTNIDDGSATIVNEVYANKKVKLEWLNSQYSGRVLVAEANDGAGEKNYVVKRRRELRELYRGKFLIAGAAFAAMCLLMAKYPDFADKPGIFASLILKLTGVVISLLLALKSIDISNPLLDKFCFINRRSDCNQVIFSDSANITDELSWAEAGLFYFLTTFLLTAFAGANSPLIQYLALAALLPAVFVLYSLYLQAFVIKQWCMLCLSILIILCADGALLFRYASWRLPLLTVDSAFLMLFCFIVPVIAWAAIKPHLKATRMLQASREQLRAIKGQNISLFKKIMADQQEVVMPPQEMTIIEGDRGANTVITIVSKPFCEACGEAHSLLSSWVSSRENIKVQLFFYVLNYDGDPETAVASHMMRLAAEHDPHTLSNAINAWFDDKLKNFDAWRANYPASQQLNVEPLLEMQKKWCEANDISSTPRLFINGKQLPNFYKLEEIKYFI; encoded by the coding sequence TAAAGCGCGAACTGAATAAGCACCCAGAGCACTATAATTTCGTTGGTTTGGCAGATGTGCTCGGTAATTTTTTAATTCCAAATGGTGTATTCGAATTGCCAATTGATCGTCTGACAGAACTCGAGACTCCTTTTATTGCTCATTTAAAAAGCAGGGGAGGCGAGTTTGTAGTAGTAACCAATATAGATGATGGTAGTGCAACAATAGTAAATGAAGTTTATGCAAACAAAAAAGTTAAACTGGAGTGGCTAAACAGTCAGTATTCTGGGAGGGTATTAGTTGCAGAAGCGAATGATGGTGCCGGTGAGAAAAATTACGTTGTGAAACGACGACGTGAACTTAGGGAACTTTACCGGGGTAAATTTTTGATTGCAGGTGCTGCGTTTGCTGCGATGTGCTTGCTGATGGCAAAATATCCTGATTTCGCCGATAAGCCGGGCATCTTTGCGTCGTTAATACTCAAGTTGACCGGCGTAGTGATTAGCCTGTTACTCGCGCTCAAAAGTATAGATATATCTAACCCGTTGCTTGACAAATTTTGCTTTATAAACCGGAGAAGCGATTGTAACCAGGTGATTTTTTCTGATAGCGCAAACATTACCGATGAGCTTAGTTGGGCTGAGGCAGGATTATTCTATTTTTTAACGACTTTTTTGCTGACGGCCTTTGCCGGTGCCAATAGCCCGCTGATACAATACCTCGCGCTTGCAGCCTTGCTGCCGGCTGTGTTTGTATTGTATTCGTTGTACCTTCAGGCGTTTGTTATAAAGCAGTGGTGTATGCTATGCCTGTCTATATTAATTATACTTTGTGCAGACGGTGCTTTGTTATTCAGATATGCGTCCTGGCGGTTGCCCTTACTTACCGTTGATAGTGCTTTTTTAATGTTGTTTTGCTTTATTGTACCTGTTATTGCATGGGCCGCTATCAAACCTCATTTAAAAGCAACACGAATGTTGCAGGCTAGCCGGGAGCAACTACGAGCGATTAAAGGCCAGAACATTTCACTTTTCAAAAAAATAATGGCCGATCAGCAGGAGGTTGTGATGCCTCCCCAGGAAATGACAATTATAGAAGGGGATAGAGGTGCAAATACCGTAATAACTATCGTATCCAAACCGTTTTGTGAGGCCTGCGGTGAAGCGCATAGCCTCCTGTCATCATGGGTAAGTTCCCGGGAGAATATTAAAGTTCAATTGTTTTTTTACGTATTGAACTACGATGGCGACCCGGAAACAGCAGTAGCCTCGCACATGATGAGGCTTGCCGCTGAGCATGATCCGCATACATTATCAAACGCAATTAACGCATGGTTTGATGATAAATTAAAAAATTTCGATGCATGGAGGGCAAACTATCCTGCGTCTCAACAACTTAATGTGGAACCTTTATTAGAGATGCAGAAGAAATGGTGCGAAGCCAACGATATATCAAGTACACCCCGCTTGTTTATTAATGGCAAGCAGTTACCAAATTTCTATAAACTGGAAGAAATCAAATACTTTATCTAG